A single region of the Musa acuminata AAA Group cultivar baxijiao chromosome BXJ1-11, Cavendish_Baxijiao_AAA, whole genome shotgun sequence genome encodes:
- the LOC135597169 gene encoding B3 domain-containing protein Os11g0156000-like: MDPVSDHHHEAWSWEPPVNLHQHYRHHPYRGEQIEPRRQREHMFEKSLTPSDVGKLNRLVIPKQQAEKYFPLAGDSGEKDLLLNFEDEAGKPWMFRYSYWSSSQSYVLTKGWSRFVKEKKLDAGDVVLFERLRAGGDRLYIGCRRQGREESPPAPGAPPARPSRNHSCLGDREEEAAKNTAEAPANSKRLRLFGVNLN, translated from the exons ATGGATCCTGTGTCAGACCATCACCATGAAGCATGGTCTTGGGAGCCACCCGTGAATCTCCACCAGCACTACCGCCACCATCCCTACCGAGGAGAGCAGATCGAACCCCGTCGTCAGCGGGAGCACATGTTCGAGAAGTCTCTTACCCCAAGCGACGTGGGGAAGCTCAACAGGCTGGTGATCCCGAAGCAGCAGGCGGAGAAGTACTTCCCACTCGCCGGCGACTCGGGCGAGAAGGACCTGTTGCTGAACTTCGAGGACGAGGCCGGCAAGCCGTGGATGTTCCGCTACTCCTACTGGAGCAGCAGCCAGAGCTACGTGCTCACCAAAGGCTGGAGCCGCTTCGTCAAGGAGAAGAAGCTCGACGCTGGCGACGTCGTTCTCTTCGAGCGCCTCCGAGCGGGCGGCGACCGCCTCTACATCGGGTGCAGGCGCCAAGGTCGGGAGGAGAGCCCTCCGGCGCCCGGCGCGCCGCCTGCGCGCCCCAGTCGCAACCACTCATGTCTCG GCGATCGGGAGGAAGAAGCAGCGAAGAACACGGCGGAAGCACCGGCTAACTCGAAGCGGCTGAGATTGTTCGGCGTGAACTTGAACTGA
- the LOC135597170 gene encoding rho GTPase-activating protein 5-like isoform X1, whose translation MAEVLRSPSHFASSPRRTLSCDPNDGSNGLLNPSNGIRGGGEEEENERRGAGGAIERKRETRRGEGVEEQQLSVLALLLTLFRKSLLGCKPEGVDDEDFGSMEIGCPTEVQHVAHVTFDRFHGFLGLPVEFEPEVPCRAPSASATVFGVSTESMQCSYDSRGNSVPTILLLMQRRLYEQGGLRTEGIFRINAENGQEEYVRDQLNNGIVPEGVDVHCLAGLIKAWFRELPTGLLDSLSFEQVMQCQTEEECSRLARLLPPTEAALLDWAINLMADVVQEEQQNKMNARNVATVFAPNMTQMADPLTALMYAVQVMNFLRMLILKTLKERQESTLEDASLSNADPSDENGHHSPQLHLEARLKEATEDVCVIEEPVVDNLAGVPEERPTKDEEADGPPQTSHDNAASEGTAVQHSTHELFSENSACPDGSSGCQESAANCSNAVHTNSHRKKTGQSNNQNHWKGRKAKGKSTSRASLSAEKSRGTSIASRINSKVELVEAWR comes from the exons ATGGCTGAAGTGCTCCGGTCCCCTTCCCACTTCGCCTCGTCTCCCAGACGCACCCTTTCTTGCGACCCGAATGATGGCTCGAATGGCCTTTTAAACCCTTCCAATGGCATTCGAGGgggcggagaggaggaggagaatgaaAGGCGTGGTGCCGGCGGTGCGATAGAGAGGAAGAGGGAAACGAGGAGAGGGGAAGGAGTTGAGGAGCAGCAGCTGTCTGTGTTGGCACTGCTGCTGACGTTGTTCCGGAAGTCGCTGCTGGGGTGCAAGCCGGAGGGAGTCGACGACGAGGATTTCGGCTCCATGGAAATTGGGTGCCCCACTGAGGTGCAGCACGTCGCACACGTCACCTTCGACCGGTTCCATGGATTTCTCGGGCTGCCTGTCGAGTTCGAGCCGGAGGTCCCCTGCAGAGCCCCCAGCGCAAG TGCAACTGTCTTTGGTGTTTCCACTGAATCTATGCAATGTTCATATGATTCTAGAGGCAATAGTGTTCCGACCATACTCTTGCTGATGCAAAGACGTCTTTATGAGCAAGGCGGCCTTCGG ACAGAAGGAATCTTCAGAATTAATGCTGAAAATGGCCAAGAGGAATATGTGAGAGATCAGCTAAATAATGGAATAGTGCCGGAGGGTGTTGATGTGCACTGTCTGGCTGGTTTAATAAAG GCCTGGTTTAGAGAACTTCCTACCGGGTTGCTGGACTCTCTTTCGTTTGAGCAGGTGATGCAATGCCAGACAGAAGAAGAATGTTCTCGGCTTGCTAGATTGCTACCACCAACAGAGGCTGCTTTATTGGATTGGGCTATCAATTTGATGGCTGATGTTGTCCAAGAAGAACAACAAAACAAGATGAATGCACGCAATGTTGCAACAGTGTTTGCTCCAAACATGACTCAG ATGGCAGATCCTTTGACTGCTTTGATGTATGCGGTGCAAGTGATGAATTTTCTTAGGATGCTGATCTTAAAGACACTTAAAGAGAGACAAGAATCTACTCTAGAGGATGCTTCACTTTCTAATGCAGATCCATCTGATGAGAATGGCCATCACAGCCCTCAGCTTCATCTTGAAGCTCGTCTTAAAGAGGCAACTGAAGATGTTTGTGTTATCGAGGAACCTGTTGTGGACAATCTTGCTGGAGTTCCTGAAGAAAGGCCAACAAAAGATGAGGAAGCTGATGGACCACCTCAGACCTCTCATGACAATGCTGCCTCTGAAGGGACTGCAGTGCAACATTCAACTCATGAACTCTTCTCTGAGAATTCAGCATGCCCCGATGGTTCATCCGGTTGCCAGGAATCAGCAGCTAATTGTTCTAACGCAGTTCATACAAATTCGCATAGGAAAAAGACAGGCCAGTCAAACAATCAAAATCATTGGAAGGGcagaaaggcaaaggggaagtctACCAGTCGAGCTTCCTTGTCAGCTGAGAAGTCAAGGGGGACCAGTATCGCAAGTCGTATAAATTCAAAGGTTGAGCTTGTAGAGGCATGGAGGTGA
- the LOC135597170 gene encoding rho GTPase-activating protein 4-like isoform X2, which translates to MAEVLRSPSHFASSPRRTLSCDPNDGSNGLLNPSNGIRGGGEEEENERRGAGGAIERKRETRRGEGVEEQQLSVLALLLTLFRKSLLGCKPEGVDDEDFGSMEIGCPTEVQHVAHVTFDRFHGFLGLPVEFEPEVPCRAPSASATVFGVSTESMQCSYDSRGNSVPTILLLMQRRLYEQGGLRTEGIFRINAENGQEEYVRDQLNNGIVPEGVDVHCLAGLIKAWFRELPTGLLDSLSFEQVMQCQTEEECSRLARLLPPTEAALLDWAINLMADVVQEEQQNKMNARNVATVFAPNMTQIHLMRMAITALSFILKLVLKRQLKMFVLSRNLLWTILLEFLKKGQQKMRKLMDHLRPLMTMLPLKGLQCNIQLMNSSLRIQHAPMVHPVARNQQLIVLTQFIQIRIGKRQASQTIKIIGRAERQRGSLPVELPCQLRSQGGPVSQVV; encoded by the exons ATGGCTGAAGTGCTCCGGTCCCCTTCCCACTTCGCCTCGTCTCCCAGACGCACCCTTTCTTGCGACCCGAATGATGGCTCGAATGGCCTTTTAAACCCTTCCAATGGCATTCGAGGgggcggagaggaggaggagaatgaaAGGCGTGGTGCCGGCGGTGCGATAGAGAGGAAGAGGGAAACGAGGAGAGGGGAAGGAGTTGAGGAGCAGCAGCTGTCTGTGTTGGCACTGCTGCTGACGTTGTTCCGGAAGTCGCTGCTGGGGTGCAAGCCGGAGGGAGTCGACGACGAGGATTTCGGCTCCATGGAAATTGGGTGCCCCACTGAGGTGCAGCACGTCGCACACGTCACCTTCGACCGGTTCCATGGATTTCTCGGGCTGCCTGTCGAGTTCGAGCCGGAGGTCCCCTGCAGAGCCCCCAGCGCAAG TGCAACTGTCTTTGGTGTTTCCACTGAATCTATGCAATGTTCATATGATTCTAGAGGCAATAGTGTTCCGACCATACTCTTGCTGATGCAAAGACGTCTTTATGAGCAAGGCGGCCTTCGG ACAGAAGGAATCTTCAGAATTAATGCTGAAAATGGCCAAGAGGAATATGTGAGAGATCAGCTAAATAATGGAATAGTGCCGGAGGGTGTTGATGTGCACTGTCTGGCTGGTTTAATAAAG GCCTGGTTTAGAGAACTTCCTACCGGGTTGCTGGACTCTCTTTCGTTTGAGCAGGTGATGCAATGCCAGACAGAAGAAGAATGTTCTCGGCTTGCTAGATTGCTACCACCAACAGAGGCTGCTTTATTGGATTGGGCTATCAATTTGATGGCTGATGTTGTCCAAGAAGAACAACAAAACAAGATGAATGCACGCAATGTTGCAACAGTGTTTGCTCCAAACATGACTCAG ATCCATCTGATGAGAATGGCCATCACAGCCCTCAGCTTCATCTTGAAGCTCGTCTTAAAGAGGCAACTGAAGATGTTTGTGTTATCGAGGAACCTGTTGTGGACAATCTTGCTGGAGTTCCTGAAGAAAGGCCAACAAAAGATGAGGAAGCTGATGGACCACCTCAGACCTCTCATGACAATGCTGCCTCTGAAGGGACTGCAGTGCAACATTCAACTCATGAACTCTTCTCTGAGAATTCAGCATGCCCCGATGGTTCATCCGGTTGCCAGGAATCAGCAGCTAATTGTTCTAACGCAGTTCATACAAATTCGCATAGGAAAAAGACAGGCCAGTCAAACAATCAAAATCATTGGAAGGGcagaaaggcaaaggggaagtctACCAGTCGAGCTTCCTTGTCAGCTGAGAAGTCAAGGGGGACCAGTATCGCAAGTCGTATAA
- the LOC108951720 gene encoding uncharacterized protein At2g27730, mitochondrial-like — MTSSLLAKQVTYGDKIRGGAHRSLVEANAMEGTARRTPRYFGDGKGRVLSEEGRAAENVYIQKMERERMETLRRKAEKEKERLEAGKAESEKTTEEPRKKG, encoded by the exons ATGACGTCATCGCTTCTTGCGAAGCAAGTCACGTATGGCGATAAGATCCGCGGCGGCGCGCATCGCTCGCTAGTGGAGGCCAACGCGATGGAGGGAACGGCTCGTAGAACCCCCCGTTACTTCGGCGACGGCAAGGGTCGGGTCCTCAGCGAGGAGGGGAGAGCCGCCGAGAACGTCTACATCCAG AAAATGGAGAGGGAGCGGATGGAGACGCTGAGGCGGAAGgcagagaaggagaaggagaggctgGAAGCCGGGAAGGCCGAGTCCGAGAAA ACTACCGAGGAACCCCGTAAAAAAGGCTGA
- the LOC103971218 gene encoding uncharacterized protein LOC103971218 isoform X2: protein MAGTIRKVSAASARAHTRKKTHAVSSFLPRGMIKKLSVVLFIGLVAWSYQAIQPTPPKICGSPDGPPVTSSRIKLKDGRHLAYTENGVPKEKALLEELGIYLLSFDRAGYGESDPHPKMTEKSTALDIEELADKLELGSKFYIIGFSMGGEIGWTCLKFIPHRLAGAAIVAPVANYWWRGFPSNLSKKAYNQQFLQDKWAIGIAHYAPWLTYWWNTQKLFPGSSVISQRVDGFSAEDLKLLPKFAARGYQAQIRQQGEFESIHRDMMVNFGHWDFSPLELDNPFPNNEGSVHLWHGAEDLIVPVILSRYISQKLPWVHYHELPDAGHLFPLADGMSDAIVKALVLGDN, encoded by the exons ATGGCGGGCACGATCCGGAAGGTCTCGGCCGCATCTGCAAGAGCTCACACCAGAAAGAAGACGCACGCCGTTTCCTCTTTCCTCCCTCGAG GGATGATAAAGAAACTTTCAGTTGTTCTTTTCATTGGCCTAGTCGCTTGGTCATATCAGGCAATCCAGCCCACCCCTCCTAAGATATGTGGATCCCCAGATGGCCCTCCTGTTACATCATCCAGAATCAAACTCAAAGATGGCAGACATTTGGCCTACACAGAAAATGGTGttccaaaagaaaag GCATTGCTTGAAGAACTAGGGATTTACTTACTATCATTTGATAGAGCTGGATATGGAGAGAGTGATCCTCACCCAAAGATGACAGAGAAAAGCACAGCACTGGATATCGAAGAGCTTGCCGACAAGTTGGAGCTTGGATCAAAATTCTACATTATTGGGTTTTCTATGGGAGGAGAGATTGGTTGGACATGTTTGAAATTTATTCCTCATAG ACTTGCTGGAGCAGCAATAGTTGCCCCTGTTGCCAACTACTGGTGGCGTGGTTTTCCTTCCAATTTATCTAAGAAAGCTTATAATCAGCAGTTCCTACAAGATAAATGGGCAATTGGGATAGCTCATTATGCTCCTTGGTTGACATACTGGTGGAACACTCAGAAATTATTTCCTGGATCAAGTGTGATATCTCAACGTGTTGATGGCTTTTCTGCTGAAGACCTAAAGCTTTTACCAAAATTTGCAGCCAGAGGGTATCAG GCACAAATAAGGCAACAAGGAGAATTCGAGTCCATTCATCGTGACATGATGGTTAATTTTGGACACTGGGACTTTAGCCCTTTGGAACTTGATAACCCATTCCCTAACAATGAAGGATCTGTTCACCTATGGCATGGAGCAGAGGATCTGATTGTGCCGGTCATCCTGTCACGCTATATCAGCCAAAAATTGCCCTGGGTTCATTACCATGAGCTTCCAGATGCCGGCCACCTGTTCCCGTTGGCAGATGGCATGAGTGATGCTATCGTGAAAGCACTTGTGCTCGGAGACAATTAG
- the LOC103971218 gene encoding uncharacterized protein LOC103971218 isoform X1, with protein sequence MAGTIRKVSAASARAHTRKKTHAVSSFLPRGMIKKLSVVLFIGLVAWSYQAIQPTPPKICGSPDGPPVTSSRIKLKDGRHLAYTENGVPKEKAKYKIVFIHGFNCCKFDVIPISPALLEELGIYLLSFDRAGYGESDPHPKMTEKSTALDIEELADKLELGSKFYIIGFSMGGEIGWTCLKFIPHRLAGAAIVAPVANYWWRGFPSNLSKKAYNQQFLQDKWAIGIAHYAPWLTYWWNTQKLFPGSSVISQRVDGFSAEDLKLLPKFAARGYQAQIRQQGEFESIHRDMMVNFGHWDFSPLELDNPFPNNEGSVHLWHGAEDLIVPVILSRYISQKLPWVHYHELPDAGHLFPLADGMSDAIVKALVLGDN encoded by the exons ATGGCGGGCACGATCCGGAAGGTCTCGGCCGCATCTGCAAGAGCTCACACCAGAAAGAAGACGCACGCCGTTTCCTCTTTCCTCCCTCGAG GGATGATAAAGAAACTTTCAGTTGTTCTTTTCATTGGCCTAGTCGCTTGGTCATATCAGGCAATCCAGCCCACCCCTCCTAAGATATGTGGATCCCCAGATGGCCCTCCTGTTACATCATCCAGAATCAAACTCAAAGATGGCAGACATTTGGCCTACACAGAAAATGGTGttccaaaagaaaaggcaaagtaCAAGATCGTTTTTATCCATGGTTTTAACTGTTGCAAATTTGATGTGATTCCCATATCTCCG GCATTGCTTGAAGAACTAGGGATTTACTTACTATCATTTGATAGAGCTGGATATGGAGAGAGTGATCCTCACCCAAAGATGACAGAGAAAAGCACAGCACTGGATATCGAAGAGCTTGCCGACAAGTTGGAGCTTGGATCAAAATTCTACATTATTGGGTTTTCTATGGGAGGAGAGATTGGTTGGACATGTTTGAAATTTATTCCTCATAG ACTTGCTGGAGCAGCAATAGTTGCCCCTGTTGCCAACTACTGGTGGCGTGGTTTTCCTTCCAATTTATCTAAGAAAGCTTATAATCAGCAGTTCCTACAAGATAAATGGGCAATTGGGATAGCTCATTATGCTCCTTGGTTGACATACTGGTGGAACACTCAGAAATTATTTCCTGGATCAAGTGTGATATCTCAACGTGTTGATGGCTTTTCTGCTGAAGACCTAAAGCTTTTACCAAAATTTGCAGCCAGAGGGTATCAG GCACAAATAAGGCAACAAGGAGAATTCGAGTCCATTCATCGTGACATGATGGTTAATTTTGGACACTGGGACTTTAGCCCTTTGGAACTTGATAACCCATTCCCTAACAATGAAGGATCTGTTCACCTATGGCATGGAGCAGAGGATCTGATTGTGCCGGTCATCCTGTCACGCTATATCAGCCAAAAATTGCCCTGGGTTCATTACCATGAGCTTCCAGATGCCGGCCACCTGTTCCCGTTGGCAGATGGCATGAGTGATGCTATCGTGAAAGCACTTGTGCTCGGAGACAATTAG
- the LOC135597171 gene encoding purple acid phosphatase 22-like, protein MERRPWSSPLRLVLLFLVSLQASGYTRPPPGRIIETAHTKSSSHPQQVHVSAVAADHTRVSWITDDRHVPSLVEYGKVSGKYDTAATGEHTSYIYFFYTSGKIHHVTIGPLEPDTVYYYRCGGIDQEFSFKTPPAALPIEFAVIGDLGQTEWTASTLAHVAESNYDMLLLPGDLSYADTQQPLWDSFGRFVQPYASKRPWMVTEGNHDIEAFPVFHCHPFVAYDSRWRMPYEESGSASNLYYSFDVAGAVHVVMLGSYADFNASSAQYKWLVADLAKVDRRITPWLVALLHAPWYNTNLAHQGEGESMRQAMESLLYRARADVVFAGHVHAYERFTRAYDNKANPCGPAYITIGDGGNREGLALQFDKHHKSASLSLFREASFGHGRLKVVNGTHAHWSWYRNDEDDGSTVGDQVWVESLSASAACGGPLGGVPSASTKVEL, encoded by the exons ATGGAAAGACGGCCATGGTCTTCCCCTCTGCGCCTCGTCTTGCTCTTCCTGGTCTCTCTTCAGGCCTCCGGATACACACGGCCGCCACCGGGGAGGATCATCGAAACAGCCCACACCAAGTCTTCGTCCCACCCACAACAG GTCCATGTCTCAGCAGTCGCCGCAGATCACACGAGGGTTTCATGGATCACCGACGACAGGCATGTTCCTTCGCTGGTGGAGTACGGGAAGGTGTCCGGGAAGTATGACACCGCCGCCACCGGAGAGCACACTTCCTACATTTACTTCTTCTACACCTCCGGCAAGATCCACCACGTCACGATCGGGCCTCTGGAGCCCGACACGGTGTACTACTACCGCTGCGGTGGAATCGACCAAGAATTCAGCTTCAAAACCCCGCCTGCAGCTCTCCCCATCGAGTTTGCCGTCATAG GTGATCTCGGGCAGACGGAATGGACGGCGTCGACGCTGGCGCATGTCGCGGAGTCGAACTACGACatgctcctcctccccggcgatcTCTCGTACGCAGACACGCAGCAGCCGCTGTGGGACTCCTTCGGACGCTTCGTCCAGCCTTACGCCAGCAAACGCCCGTGGATGGTCACCGAGGGCAACCACGATATCGAGGCCTTCCCCGTCTTCCACTGCCACCCCTTCGTAGCCTACGACAGCAGGTGGCGCATGCCGTACGAGGAGAGCGGCTCCGCCTCCAACCTCTATTACTCCTTCGACGTCGCCGGTGCCGTTCATGTCGTCATGCTGGGATCCTATGCCGACTTCAACGCCAGCTCAGCACAGTACAAATGGCTGGTGGCGGATCTGGCGAAGGTCGACCGGAGGATCACTCCTTGGCTAGTCGCGCTCCTCCATGCGCCTTGGTACAACACCAATCTGGCGCATCAGGGGGAGGGGGAGAGCATGAGGCAAGCCATGGAGTCGCTGCTCTACCGAGCTCGCGCGGATGTCGTCTTTGCAGGCCACGTCCATGCCTATGAGCGCTTC ACGAGGGCATACGACAACAAGGCAAACCCTTGCGGGCCTGCGTATATAACCATTGGAGATGGAGGAAACAGGGAAGGACTCGCACTACA GTTCGACAAGCATCACAAGTCTGCATCGCTTTCCTTGTTCCGGGAGGCAAGCTTCGGGCACGGGCGGCTGAAGGTGGTGAACGGCACGCATGCTCACTGGTCGTGGTACCGCAACGACGAGGACGACGGCTCCACCGTCGGCGACCAGGTGTGGGTGGAGAGCTTGAGTGCTTCTGCCGCTTGTGGGGGTCCGCTGGGTGGGGTTCCATCTGCTTCAACGAAGGTTGAGCTGTAG
- the LOC103971222 gene encoding serine/threonine-protein kinase D6PKL1-like — protein sequence MGSHGGTSEIVESNEEPNTASCYGGSKTLCIKLKPNVRDGKCQDAEDDLDQLLRAIDIRTSSRVLGPSSQPRVDLLWKNALKKPVKVGASRPSGIGISESVTLKQALRRLCISQASEMAAMKRLSKPGGSSVASEAGTIKRLYASVVVQSSDSGLPLDGEKRNLVKISVVPEKVSADSSKKATVYGKLQNSESCTESAVSSPLSAVPNTSKVTKIRIQDVIKPTSEEFDESQSAEIVIENKAKSVSKTSVSSSQTVVTSRKPIVIPLLIKPTHWNKTTKRKGKPEPTSAPSGSTKCGEPYKSGPALSTTKSHCFKGSVSPSHATLPTKKSCCPKEPVTPASSTRNPVAEIGTENVDSDASKFFSSPNIYGSGIDVDTKASEFSRAREKGECSNSSKSSIGDYSSSTSISEESQHSNASIKGCRPHMSRDVRWMAIHNILIQQRSLGLKNFKLLKRLGCGDIGTVYLAELVGSECLFALKVMDIEFLISRKKILRAQTEREILQMLDHPFLPTLYAHFTTDSLSCLIMEYCPGGDLHVVRQKQPGRSFSESAARFYVAEVLLALEYLHMLGVIYRDLKPENILVREDGHIMLSDFDLSLRCSVSPTLLRSSSLDTQESAKKLSGPCAENSCIDPLCLRPSCVQVSCFTPRLVSSTVEKTQKLKSEASGQVRPLPQLVVEPTDARSNSFVGTHEYLAPEIIRGDGHGSSVDWWTFGILLYELLFGRTPFKGPGNEETLAKVVSQSLKFPENPSVSFHARDLIRSLLVKEPEGRLGSVTGAAEIKQHRFFDGLNWALIRSAAPPETPRSCEFGMPVVFRKKKEGKCLDFRAHGGEDVEFELF from the exons ATGGGCTCACATGGTGGTACTTCTGAAATTGTTGAATCAAATGAAGAGCCAAATACGGCCAGTTGTTATGGTGGATCTAAAACACTTTGTATTAAGCTCAAACCAAATGTACGAGATGGTAAGTGCCAGGATGCGGAAGATGACCTTGATCAGCTTTTGAGGGCGATAGATATCAGGACCTCATCCAGGGTTCTTGGTCCTTCCAGTCAACCAAGGGTTGACTTGTTGTGGAAAAATGCTCTCAAGAAGCCAGTTAAAGTTGGAGCATCTAGGCCATCAGGAATAGGAATATCGGAATCTGTCACCTTAAAACAGGCTTTAAGAAGGCTGTGCATTTCCCAGGCATCAGAGATGGCTGCCATGAAGAGGTTATCAAAACCAGGTGGCTCATCCGTGGCTTCTGAGGCTGGAACAATTAAGAGGCTTTATGCATCGGTGGTGGTTCAATCAAGTGACTCTGGTCTTCCTCTTGATGGAGAAAAAAGAAATTTAGTCAAAATTTCTGTTGTGCCTGAAAAGGTGTCAGCAGATTCATCAAAAAAGGCAACTGTATATGGTAAATTGCAAAATTCAGAGTCATGTACTGAGAGTGCTGTTTCATCTCCTCTATCTGCAGTTCCTAATACATCCAAGGTAACTAAGATCAGAATCCAAGATGTAATTAAGCCGACCTCTGAAGAATTCGATGAAAGTCAATCAGCTGAAATAGTGATAGAAAATAAGGCGAAATCAGTTTCCAAAACATCCGTATCTAGCTCCCAGACAGTTGTTACATCAAGAAAGCCCATTGTGATCCCACTTTTAATTAAGCCAACGCATTGGAACAAGACCACTAAAAGGAAAGGGAAGCCTGAGCCAACTTCAGCACCCAGTGGTTCCACCAAATGTGGTGAACCTTACAAAAGTGGTCCTGCTCTGTCTACAACCAAATCACATTGTTTTAAGGGAAGTGTCTCCCCTTCACATGCTACTCTGCCaacaaaaaaatcatgttgtccTAAGGAACCTGTCACTCCTGCATCCAGCACTAGGAATCCTGTCGCTGAAATTGGTACAGAAAATGTTGATAGTGATGCAAGCAAATTTTTTTCCAGCCCGAATATCTATGGCAGTGGTATAGATGTTGATACAAAAGCAAGTGAATTCTCTAGAGCAAGAGAAAAAGGGGAGTGCTCCAATAGTTCTAAAAGCAGCATTGGGGATTACAGTAGCAGCACTAGCATCAGTGAAGAGAGCCAACATAGTAATGCTAGTATTAAAGGCTGTAGGCCTCACATGTCAAGGGATGTGAGATGGATGGCCATCCATAACATCTTAATTCAACAAAGAAGTTTGGGTTTAAAGAATTTTAAGCTCCTCAAACGACTTGGTTGTGGTGATATTGGAACTGTTTATCTTGCAGAGCTGGTTGGTTCCGAATGCTTATTTGCATTAAAGGTCATGGATATCGAATTTCTGATTAGCAGGAAGAAGATTCTGAGAGCACAAACGGAAAGGGAGATTTTGCAAATGCTGGATCATCCATTCCTTCCCACCCTGTATGCTCATTTTACAACGGATAGCCTCTCATGTTTAATTATGGAGTATTGTCCAGGTGGTGACCTTCATGTTGTTAGACAGAAGCAACCTGGAAGGAGTTTCTCTGAGTCAGCTGCTAG GTTTTATGTTGCGGAAGTCCTCCTTGCTTTGGAATACCTACACATGTTGGGTGTGATATACCGTGATCTTAAACCTGAAAACATCCTGGTTCGAGAAGATGGTCATATCATGCTCTCAGATTTTGACTTGTCCCTCAGGTGTTCAGTAAGCCCGACCCTTCTCAGATCGTCATCATTAGACACGCAAGAGTCTGCAAAGAAGCTTTCAGGGCCTTGTGCTGAAAATAGCTGCATTGACCCTCTTTGTCTTCGGCCATCTTGTGTTCAAGTTTCTTGTTTCACTCCCCGTTTGGTATCTTCTACAGTAGAGAAGACACAGAAGCTGAAGTCTGAAGCGAGCGGGCAAGTAAGACCACTTCCCCAACTTGTGGTGGAGCCCACTGATGCGCGCTCCAATTCCTTTGTTGGGACCCATGAATACCTAGCTCCTGAGATCATCAGAGGAGATGGACATGGAAGCTCTGTGGATTGGTGGACCTTTGGGATCTTATTATATGAGTTGCTTTTTGGTAGAACACCCTTCAAAGGACCTGGAAATGAGGAAACATTGGCCAAGGTGGTTTCTCAGAGCTTGAAGTTCCCAGAGAACCCATCTGTTAGCTTTCACGCAAGAGACTTGATTAGAAGTCTGCTGGTAAAAGAGCCAGAAGGTAGGTTGGGATCAGTCACAGGAGCTGCTGAGATTAAGCAGCACCGATTCTTTGACGGGTTAAATTGGGCCCTAATACGCTCTGCGGCACCACCGGAGACACCACGAAGCTGTGAATTCGGGATGCCCGTGGTATTTCGCAAGAAAAAAGAAGGTAAGTGTCTTGATTTTAGGGCTCACGGTGGAGAGGATGTGGAATTTGAGCTCTTTTAG